In Arachis hypogaea cultivar Tifrunner chromosome 2, arahy.Tifrunner.gnm2.J5K5, whole genome shotgun sequence, a genomic segment contains:
- the LOC112762596 gene encoding mitochondrial adenine nucleotide transporter ADNT1-like — MSATYPMDMVRGRITVQIPYVGLNFAVYESLKDWLIKSKPFGLAQDSELSVTTRLACGAVVGTFGQTAAYPLDVIRRRMQMVGWNHAASVVAGDGRGKVPLEYTGMIDAFRKTVRYEGFGALYKGLVPNSVKVVPSIAIAFVTYEVVKDILGVEFQISD, encoded by the exons ATGTCTGCAACTTATCCAATGGATATGGTTCGAGGCAGGATAACTGTACAG ATTCCTTATGTGGGTCTCAACTTTGCTGTCTACGAGTCTTTAAAAGATTGGTTAATCAAATCCAAACCGTTTGGTCTAGCTCAAGATTCTGAGTTGAGTGTGACAACACGTCTGGCTTGTGGTGCTGTTGTTGGAACTTTTGGACAAACTGCTGCTTATCCTCTCGACGTCATTCGTCGAAGAATGCAGATGGTGGGCTGGAACCATGCTGCTTCTGTTGTAGCTGGGGACGGAAGAGGCAAGGTCCCGCTCGAATACACTGGAATGATAGATGCATTTAGGAAAACCGTTCGGTACGAGGGATTTGGTGCATTATACAAGGGGCTGGTGCCAAATTCTGTAAAG GTGGTGCCGTCCATAGCAATCGCATTTGTAACGTACGAGGTGGTGAAGGACATTCTAGGAGTCGAGTTCCAAATATCAGACTGA